The DNA segment atgaTACTTGCACTTGAATACACTTCCACCACCTACACTCCATAAACTTAATATTTCTAAACAAATTTAAATCGATTAAATCTCAAGTTCAACTCTTCAACAATTGATAAACAATAACGCTCAAAACTAATAACACGGATAAAGTATATGCACAGATAATAGAACACAAATGAGTCTATTGATCCAACTGCGtcttatattattcatttgatgGTATTTTTAATGTAGATGCGTTCTATTATCCATGGTTTACAAGTAATATATTttactaattaataaattattcagagAAAACGTGAATTTTTTCTTTGAGTAGGCCCACTACATACTTATTTTAGGAACACATCACTTGTTTAATAGTAATTTATTCTAGTTAGACCCATTGTAGATGAACAGGTTGTGATTGGTTGAAGAGTCGATCAAGCATGACGCGACGCCTGATGTGACTGGCGTCGTGACGTCGTGGAATGATGATGCCATTGGTGAATACCCTCTCGAGACGGACGCCGGCGAAGGCAGTCGGCTGCTGCAAGGCCAGCTGTGCCACCGCCTCTTTGTACACAGTCTCGTATTCGGCCATCACTTTCTTGGCGCGCAGCTGACACACACGGTCACTAGACAACACCAAAGAGATAATAaatagcataaaaagatatcccatggtatagggcgtttatgatcCAAATTTTACTTTGAGATAGTTCAAATTGAGAGGGAAATGTTTTGTCAATGCGTGAAATGCGTGTAATCAATAGCCTATATACTACCAATCTGCCAAACTATAGAAAGCATCGAAATCTTGTACTTGATGGCCACAGTCACAGAGATTCCAATGAGGGGGAACcgtttgccgtgctaccaatttatcctaaataggttgaatagcatttttcacctattaacctaaagaaagttattggctCCAAAATGGtgaattcttgataaattatgaatggatctattgctaaTGAAtaggaaatccagttttcagagcaaaccaacttataatcttcagaagaattttggcaatatacaacacaaatccacaaaacaataccttacaacacttaaacatatagcatcattacaagctaaaatacttatccatttatatagttgaaaacaatggctataggcttgtagacacacaaatcaaattatacaaaattagaacaccataaaactgttcaaatctcaaattaaaacattataaatttcaattaaacagaaaaatattcagagagcacaaaacactttccatagccagccaccattttttagagaaggGATACAAAGATAGCATTTTAGATGAAGCCAAAAACAGTGACGACATTATGAACACGTCatcgatattaaattccaaaaaattataaattacaagtttataatttacattttacatttgttctcaataaaactttatttcgaaactgttattttaaatttatttatcctctatgctatttataatgatctgttaattctgttaactctgtttcggtgatactatggaatgtgcaacacaattatttatgataaattctcagttaaaagttgtccgcatatcgattactctgatatttattatcaagttttatagatctcgaattgaagattcgattttaatcaagaaaaaatgtaatattacacgtTATCAAACTTTATTATCAGATTCTCCAACTGGCCTCcaatatatgatgaataatctgGAACGATATTGCAAAATGTGGAACTTGAAAGTCAtctgaataaatcaaaaataatggtttttagaaacggaggaaaattgagcAGGTACGAAAAATGGTTCTACAAGGGAGAAAGAATCGAATGCGTGAAGGAATATGAATATTTGGGGGTAGTTCTGACACCCACCCTTAGTTATGAAAAGCATCTGAGTGATAAACTGTCTAAAGCAAAACTAGGTTTGAATCTGGCATGGGGAGGAATGCTGAATGGTAATGGGGTCGACTTTTATTCTAAATGTAAATTGTTTAAGGCATGCGCTAGGGCAGTCTTATGTTATGGTCCTCAAATATGAGGTTGTAAAcagtacaaaaatattgaaaaactgcAGCGCTGCTTCTACAAAAAAGTGTTTGCTCTACCCATAAATACGCCCAATTATATGCTCTTCATCGAAACAGAAC comes from the Nilaparvata lugens isolate BPH chromosome 1, ASM1435652v1, whole genome shotgun sequence genome and includes:
- the LOC111047029 gene encoding uncharacterized protein LOC111047029; the encoded protein is MSGSAHRGRQLTTKFKSRRPIKTSCDDSTNENVKYDRVCQLRAKKVMAEYETVYKEAVAQLALQQPTAFAGVRLERVFTNGIIIPRRHDASHIRRRVMLDRLFNQSQPVHLQWV